The Leishmania panamensis strain MHOM/PA/94/PSC-1 chromosome 32 sequence genome window below encodes:
- a CDS encoding hypothetical protein (TriTrypDB/GeneDB-style sysID: LpmP.32.3300), translated as MPVRVLCLHGSRQTREIFQNQLSLFQDDLAHIAELVFLEAPHVLPFITAQDDILTRSWCSTDDKEDYSAGDALVASAMQPGGPDTDLAFTIMFGFSQGALMIYRYLWLHARDTAVSSQLRGVIVAGAQDPRRMLPCSGGRTLSQLPSDRAAGSFAGPPVFGALPFLHLIGRKDTIVAPEESAAFAQVCSSTSRALFHEHAHSIPALKEVRTAVREVCLAASMSSVKVAEALEARAEELEMVRSMYEEGCVLTRGDETLVRIPLFTDAESLLASSSSSVTVSLDASTVHALERIKVCFHVPWSYPSTLPMVEITGGPTWHSVKYERWAAGMVVRTSAYLADELGVGTAMLLPAYLYTAGLAQEEVDILLDVFTKEACSGDRAHGCCDGGADGEAAVSQLADPWATEDELLRQTYITEAEAKAAEVLLAEAKRNRDCRRPATDGGDDGRDAESEVVELEAPTAAGGGGGTCTLTIGLIGKPSAGKSTFFNAVTNPADESDAARVASFPFTTIEPNIGTALAPLYCPCATLRAAELAPADDDATGVTAAACSASSCNAALSSGLTGTLCDAAYGHVCALGSDRFRRHPVKVKDVAGLVQGAYQGKGKGNQFLNDLCDADVLVHVVDGAAATEADGTACTPGQGSTMEDIAWVRSEVHSWIYDNLRAKWTSLVRQPTKLRTMFSGYRSTPAFVDRVLRRVGIANDIALTAILRTWGPQELHAFVALYIRLRFPLIVALNKADLPAAAGVAEALRQAYPHEVFVPMTARIEWLALQLSRKGYIDYTSGVASLSGTFGHGDAANLDKSVHQELYDVTSFFRTTTPSQEVLSSPLLRTTTGVQDVLAAAMEACGVMLVYPVRTFHPVTSLAHCLTFKLGSSAGRVFDALVHLKLLEGKLVRFEVIDLAPVKRLLLQQLMASLPSIPSNEASTAVPAQPKQRTVELPTLVKTLRKTEVISSSVVLARILSNKFQPA; from the coding sequence ATGCCTGTACGAGTGCTGTGCCTGCATGGCTCTCGGCAGACGCGGGAGATCTTCCAGAATCAACTGAGCCTCTTCCAGGATGACCTTGCCCACATTGCAGAGCTTGTGTTTCTAGAGGCACCGCATGTTCTCCCTTTCATCACAGCGCAAGATGACATCCTCACACGATCGTGGTGCAGCACGGACGACAAAGAAGACTATAGCGCTGGAGATGCACTGGTGGCGTCGGCGATGCAGCCCGGCGGCCCAGACACTGACCTTGCCTTCACCATCATGTTTGGCTTCTCGCAGGGCGCATTGATGATTTATCGATACCTGTGGCTGCACGCGAGAGACACCGCAGTGTCTTCGCAGCTACGTGGTGTCATCGTAGCCGGGGCGCAAGATCCACGGCGCATGCTGCCGTGCAGCGGAGGCCGCACACTGTCTCAGCTCCCCTCTGACCGCGCTGCGGGCTCCTTTGCCGGGCCCCCCGTCTTTGGCGCGTTGCCCTTTCTTCACCTCATTGGCAGGAAGGACACCATCGTGGCACCGGAGGAAAGTGCCGCCTTCGCGCaggtgtgcagcagcacctctcgTGCTCTCTTCCACGAGCATGCGCACAGTATTCCTGCACTGAAGGAAGTGCGCACAGCAGTGCGAGAGGTCTGCCTGGCAGCCTCGATGAGCTCAGTCAAGGTGGCCGAGGCGCTCGAGGCCCGTgccgaggagctggagatgGTTCGCTCCATGTACGAGGAGGGGTGCGTTCTAACCCGTGGTGACGAGACTCTCGTGCGCATTCCACTCTTCACCGACGCGGAGTCTCTGCTggcgtcttcctcttcatcGGTGACGGTGTCGCTGGATGCGTCTACGGTGCACGCCCTTGAGCGCATCAAGGTTTGCTTCCACGTTCCCTGGAGCTACCCGTCAACGTTGCCGATGGTAGAGATAACTGGTGGTCCAACCTGGCACTCGGTCAAGTACGAGCGCTGGGCAGCAGGCATGGTGGTGCGCACCTCGGCCTACCTCGCTGACGAACTCGGTGTCGGGACGGCTATGCTGCTGCCAGCCTACCTCTACACCGCTGGGCTGGCGCAAGAGGAAGTGGACATCCTTCTCGATGTGTTCACCAAGGAAGCGTGCAGCGGCGACCGTGCTCACGGCTGCTGTGACGGCGGGGCTgacggagaagctgcagtgTCACAGCTAGCTGATCCTTGGGCTACCGAGGACGAGTTGCTCCGACAAACGTACATCACTGAGGCGGAGGCAAAAGCTGCCGAAGTCCTCTTGGCTGAGGCAAAGCGCAACCGCGATTGCCGCCGGCCAGCCAcagacggcggcgatgacggccGAGATGCTGAGAGCGAGGTGGTCGAGCTTGAGGCCCCTACGgccgctggtggcggtggcgggacCTGCACGCTAACAATCGGCTTGATTGGCAAGCCCAGCGCTGGTAAGAGCACCTTCTTCAACGCAGTCACGAACCCGGCCGACGAGAGCGACGCGGCGCGTGTTGCATCTTTCCCTTTCACCACTATCGAACCAAACATTGGCACTGCTCTGGCGCCTCTGTACTGCCCATGTGCGACGCTGCGCGCGGCAGAGTTGGCGCCTGCTGATGACGACGCCACAGGCGTGACTGCAGCAGCCTGCAGTGCGTCGTCGTGTAACGCTGCTCTTTCCTCCGGCCTTACTGGGACTCTGTGCGATGCAGCTTACGGTCACGTATGTGCGCTGGGCAGCGACCGCTTTCGCCGACATCCGGTAAAGGTGAAGGACGTGGCCGGGCTTGTGCAGGGCGCCTACCAAGGCAAGGGCAAGGGGAACCAGTTCTTGAATGATCTGTGCGATGCAGACGTGCTGGTACACGTGGTGGATGGTGCGGCTGCCACGGAGGCGGACGGTACGGCGTGCACCCCCGGCCAGGGCTCCACGATGGAGGACATTGCGTGGGTGCGCTCGGAGGTGCACAGCTGGATCTACGACAACCTTCGAGCCAAGTGGACGAGCCTTGTGAGGCAGCCGACAAAACTGCGCACCATGTTCAGCGGCTACCGGAGCACACCAGCCTTCGTGGACCGCGTGTTGCGGCGCGTCGGAATCGCCAATGATATCGCGCTGACCGCAATTCTACGCACATGGGGGCCTCAGGAGCTACACGCGTTCGTGGCTCTGTACATTCGTCTGCGCTTTCCACTGATCGTGGCTCTGAACAAGGCAGAcctccccgctgctgctggcgtggCAGAAGCGTTGCGCCAGGCGTACCCGCACGAGGTGTTCGTCCCCATGACGGCGAGGATAGAGTGGCTGGCGCTTCAACTGAGCCGCAAAGGCTACATTGACTACACGTCTGGTGTTGCATCGCTGAGTGGCACATTTGGGCACGGAGACGCTGCCAACCTGGACAAGAGCGTGCACCAGGAGCTGTACGACGTCACCTCCTTCTTCCGCACCACTACTCCCTCGCAAGAGGTTCTGTCGTCGCCCTTGCTGCGGACCACAACCGGGGTGCAAGATGTGCTGgccgcggcgatggaggCCTGCGGGGTGATGCTTGTGTACCCTGTCCGTACCTTTCACCCCGTCACCTCGCTTGCCCACTGTCTCACGTTCAAGCTGGGCAGCTCTGCTGGGAGGGTGTTTGACGCGCTTGTGCATCTGAAGCTGCTTGAGGGAAAGCTGGTGCGCTTCGAGGTGATCGACCTCGCACCTgtgaagcggctgctgcttcagcagcttaTGGCATCTCTGCCCAGCATCCCATCGAATGAAGCGTCAACAGCAGTGCCAGCGCAGCCGAAGCAGCGTACTGTGGAACTGCCAACACTTGTGAAAACACTACGCAAGACAGAGGTGATCAGCTCTTCAGTGGTACTGGCGCGCATTCTCTCCAACAAGTTCCAGCCTGCCTAG